A part of Rhodopirellula bahusiensis genomic DNA contains:
- the hemE gene encoding uroporphyrinogen decarboxylase has translation MAATTNNFDGLRVAALESRRADDMTRLICKFGGEAFVSPSMREVPIEPNRAAIDFAYRIITGDIGIVILMTGVGFRYLLKATEKHVEQQRLLDALSDITTICRGPKPVAVMREFGLKPTHRVPEPNTWRELLQTIDAGIPVANQTIGIQEYGVSNKQLIAGLEARGAIAESVKVYGWEFPEDTQPLKANTLALAEGERDILLVTSAHQVVNMLRMAEELGVSDSLRDGLSKTAIVSIGPTTSDMLREHDLAIAMEPSHPKMGHLVSESARDAKRLVDEVRSKSPTSGSSASVTVRADDSNLISASKTPMPAIDDHPSQSSLFMRACRGEPTPRTPVWMMRQAGRYMQEYREVRSQQTFLELCANPKLCSEVMCTAVEKLDVDAAIIFSDLLPILVPMGFDLEFVKGDGPVIHNPVRSAADVDRVKGLDNPQDLGFVYETVKQTRADLPEGIPLIGFAGAPFTLASYAIEGGGSRQYSSTKALMRAADGGWAALMDRLTDAIIVYLNEQISAGAQCVQLFDSWAGCLSPGDYREFVLPWMKRILEGVTPGVPLINFATGNPELLPLLRGDRRTVVGVDWRIELDVAWKRVGHDISVQGNLDPSVLLTDAKTIRAAVQDVLDKAGGRPGHIFNLGHGVLQETPVENAIELVKAVKELSVRDDFSAEDGGTDS, from the coding sequence ATGGCTGCGACAACTAACAATTTTGACGGCCTTCGCGTGGCCGCTCTCGAGAGCCGACGGGCCGACGACATGACGCGGCTGATCTGCAAATTCGGTGGCGAAGCTTTCGTCAGCCCTTCGATGCGCGAAGTTCCGATTGAGCCCAACCGGGCGGCAATTGACTTCGCCTATCGCATCATCACCGGTGACATCGGCATCGTGATCCTGATGACCGGCGTTGGGTTTCGGTATCTGCTGAAAGCCACCGAGAAGCATGTCGAACAGCAACGACTGCTCGATGCTCTCAGCGATATCACGACGATCTGTCGCGGTCCGAAACCGGTGGCGGTGATGCGTGAGTTTGGGCTGAAGCCGACTCACCGTGTGCCCGAACCAAACACATGGCGTGAGTTGTTGCAAACGATCGACGCAGGGATTCCCGTTGCGAACCAAACGATCGGCATTCAGGAGTACGGCGTCAGCAACAAACAACTCATCGCCGGTTTGGAAGCTCGCGGTGCAATCGCCGAATCAGTCAAAGTCTACGGCTGGGAATTCCCCGAAGACACTCAGCCGCTGAAGGCGAACACGCTGGCGCTGGCCGAAGGCGAACGAGACATCTTGCTGGTCACCAGTGCTCATCAAGTAGTCAACATGCTCCGCATGGCCGAGGAGCTTGGTGTCAGCGATTCTCTTCGCGATGGATTGTCCAAGACCGCGATCGTGTCGATCGGACCAACGACCAGCGACATGTTGCGAGAACATGATCTGGCCATCGCGATGGAGCCATCGCATCCCAAAATGGGGCACCTCGTCAGCGAGTCAGCTCGTGATGCCAAACGTTTGGTCGACGAAGTCCGTTCCAAATCGCCCACTTCTGGATCGTCTGCCTCTGTCACGGTGCGGGCGGATGATTCCAATCTCATTTCTGCTAGCAAGACACCCATGCCCGCCATCGACGATCACCCCTCTCAATCTAGTTTGTTCATGCGTGCTTGTCGCGGTGAGCCCACGCCCCGCACACCGGTTTGGATGATGCGGCAGGCCGGTCGCTACATGCAGGAGTACCGCGAAGTTCGTTCGCAGCAAACGTTTTTGGAACTCTGCGCCAATCCCAAGTTGTGCAGCGAAGTGATGTGCACCGCGGTCGAAAAGCTGGATGTCGACGCGGCGATCATCTTTTCGGACTTGTTGCCGATTTTGGTCCCAATGGGATTCGATTTGGAGTTCGTCAAAGGTGACGGCCCAGTCATCCACAACCCGGTTCGTTCGGCGGCGGACGTGGATCGAGTCAAAGGCCTCGACAACCCGCAGGACCTTGGCTTCGTCTATGAGACGGTCAAGCAAACGCGAGCGGACCTGCCCGAAGGCATCCCGTTGATCGGATTCGCCGGGGCTCCGTTCACGCTGGCCAGCTACGCGATCGAAGGCGGTGGCAGCCGGCAATACAGCAGCACGAAAGCGTTGATGCGTGCTGCCGATGGTGGCTGGGCCGCGCTGATGGATCGTTTGACTGACGCGATCATCGTCTATCTGAATGAGCAGATCTCCGCGGGAGCCCAGTGTGTGCAATTGTTTGATAGTTGGGCTGGTTGTTTGTCGCCAGGCGACTACCGCGAATTCGTGTTGCCATGGATGAAACGCATCTTGGAAGGCGTGACTCCCGGCGTGCCGTTGATCAATTTTGCAACCGGCAATCCGGAGTTGCTTCCTTTGCTGCGTGGCGATCGCCGCACAGTGGTGGGCGTGGATTGGCGGATCGAACTGGACGTGGCTTGGAAACGCGTCGGGCACGACATCTCCGTTCAAGGCAACTTGGACCCGTCGGTGTTGCTGACCGATGCCAAGACCATCCGCGCGGCTGTGCAAGATGTTTTGGACAAGGCTGGCGGGCGACCCGGACACATCTTCAATCTCGGTCATGGCGTGCTGCAAGAAACTCCGGTCGAAAATGCCATTGAGTTGGTCAAAGCCGTGAAAGAACTTTCGGTGCGAGATGATTTCTCTGCCGAGGATGGTGGAACGGATTCGTGA
- the trmB gene encoding tRNA (guanosine(46)-N7)-methyltransferase TrmB, whose product MPRAALRKPNPALDLDSWLKTPEDLPATINSQTLFGNDQPLEIEVGSGKGLFIQTESDRRPEHNYFGIEIARKYAAHAAARLAKRERANAKMLAGDATPLFAVTDEGKRIEDGSLDGVHVYFPDPWWKKRHRKRRVLSHDNILNFSRCLRVGGRLHFWTDVLDYFELTVELIAEIAPELGVPLPETQRESTHDLDFHTHFERRSRKMGIPVYRVCYRKRS is encoded by the coding sequence ATGCCTCGCGCCGCCCTCCGAAAACCCAACCCCGCATTGGACCTGGATTCTTGGCTGAAAACGCCCGAGGATTTACCGGCGACAATCAACAGCCAAACGCTGTTCGGCAACGACCAGCCGCTAGAAATTGAGGTCGGCAGCGGCAAGGGTTTGTTCATTCAAACCGAATCCGATCGTCGCCCCGAACACAATTACTTCGGGATCGAAATCGCTCGCAAATACGCCGCTCACGCTGCCGCGAGACTGGCCAAACGCGAACGAGCCAACGCGAAAATGCTGGCGGGCGACGCAACGCCGCTGTTCGCGGTCACCGACGAAGGCAAACGAATCGAAGATGGATCACTCGATGGAGTGCACGTCTATTTCCCGGATCCCTGGTGGAAAAAACGACATCGCAAACGCCGCGTTCTCAGCCATGACAACATTCTCAACTTCAGCCGCTGCCTTCGCGTCGGCGGGCGATTGCACTTCTGGACCGATGTGCTGGATTACTTTGAACTGACCGTGGAATTGATCGCGGAAATCGCACCGGAACTGGGTGTGCCATTGCCGGAAACGCAGCGAGAATCCACGCATGACTTGGACTTCCACACCCACTTTGAACGCCGCAGCCGCAAGATGGGCATCCCGGTCTACCGAGTCTGCTACCGCAAACGTTCGTAG